ATTACTGGAAGCGGAAAACTATACCTATGTTGTTCATGCTGCGGCAATGACTCGTGCCAAACATGAAGAAGATCTCGAAAAGGTCAATGTTGGTTATACAAAAAGCTTGGCATCAGCTTGTTTTTCTTTAAAAACTCCCATCAAAAGATTTGTTTTCGTTAGTAGTCTTGCGGCGATCGGTCCTGTTAACTACGATGCTAACCTTATCGATGAAAGTAACCCTTATCGTCCTGTTACGGCCTATGGTCGTAGTAAGCGGCAAGCGGAGCTCGCGTTGAATGATTTTAAAGATCAGCCACTAACGATTTTGCGCCCTACTGCGGTATACGGCCCTCGTGAAAAGGATATTTTTATTGTTTTTAAAACAATGAATGGAGGCCTGGATGCCTATGTTGGTCGCTCTCCTCAAAAGCTTAGCTTTATTTATGTTGCCGACTTGGTACAGGCGATTATTCATGCCTGTCGTTTTGACCAAGGTGGAAAGCAGGTGTATAACCTCAGTGATGGGCAGGTATATGGGCGTTATGAGTTGGCTAGGTTTTTCAGAGAGTTTAGCCAAAAGAAAATGATTCGTATGCATATTCCTTTGGGTGTCGTGAAGACTATCGCGGTTATTTTTGAACGTTTGTATAAAAATTCTAAAGCAATACCTGTACTATATCCTGAACGGCTGAATGAACTTACAGCTGAAAACTGGGGCTGTGATATCTCGGCGGCTCAACGTCAGCTACAATACCAACCTAAATATGATTTGAAGAAAGGCTTAATGGAGGCATTGGCTTGGTATAAAGAAAATAAATGGCTATAATCGCAGATAATGAGTGAGTTAAAAATAAATAAAAAACTTTTTCAGGATAGAAAGAGAACAAATATCTTAAGTGAACCCGAACAAAAACTTATTTCGTACCTCGTTCCTAGAATCCCCAATTGGATTACTTCGGATGGACTTACGGCAATTGGATTTTTAGGTTCCTTAATGATATTGGGGAGTTTTATATTGGCTGAATATGTTGATATTCGCTATTTACTTTTAGGGATCCCTGGTTTCTTTGTACAATGGTTTGGTGATTCATTAGATGGGCGTATCGCATTCTACCGCAATAAATCCCGTCGCTGGTACGGTTTCGCGCTGGATATTGTAATGGATTGGATCAGTACGGTTTTTATCGGATTGGGATATGTGCTGTATACCGTGGGTGACTTTAAGTATCTGGGATTTACATTGGTCGCATTATATGGCTGGGCAATGATCATTTCTCAGCTCAGGTATAGAATTACCGATAAGTATACGATTGACGCCGGAATTTTGGGACCGACTGAAATTCGGGTGATTATTTCATTGGTTATGCTCTTCGAAGTTTTAATGCCAGGATCTATTAATTGGTGTGTACTGGTAATCTGTATTGCACTTTTTATAATTAATACAAATGATACACGCCTACTTCTTAAATTAGGCGATGAAAAAGATAAAGAGGATAAATTGAAAAAACAGCAGGAGGAGGCTATTTAATGATGTCTTCAAAAGTTATTACTTTTTTAAAAGCTCAACTTTCCGCCTTTTTAGGTGGATTGTTTGATTTTGGAGTATACTCTGCTTGTTATAAGCTACTTCATATCAGTGCTCCTTTTTCTAATGCGATTAGTGGTAGCCTTGGTGCTGTTGTTAATTTTTTGATCAATAGATACTGGTCCTTTGGTAGTACGCAAAAGTCTGTAGGGAGTCAGCTATGGAAATTTGTGATTGTCGTCTGTGGTAGTATTACATTGAAGTCTACGGGAATTCATTTTCTGGTGGATGTATATCATGTAAACTTTTTGTTCTCGAAACTAGTCGTTGAGCTGCTCGTTTCTTTGGGCTTCAACTATACACTTCAGCGTTTTTGGGTTTTTAAAGCGGAGGAGAAATAGTAATTTCCTTCTTTTTGCGAATCAGCTTTAGCTGGTTTCAGTTTCTTTTCTTTTTCTGTTTCTTTCGATTTCTCGTGCTCTTATGTTACCAAGATTTGTTTTGATAGGATGTTAGTCGAGCTGTTGGTTTAGGTTAAAAGAGCTTTTTAACAGCCTATAGTTGCGCTAATCCTGCAAGTTGCTGTTAGTGACCGATCTGTAAGGGTAATTCAACTTTGACGCTAGGTTGCATGACGAGCTGCAATATATTGCTCATTGTATAGCTGTCGTGTTTATTTCGCTTTTGTTTACTCTAGATTTTACCTAGTATAAAGTTAGCTTTTGGTTAGCCAGAACCTATACTATACCTAAACAAACCCTAACTAAACCCTAAACTAAACCTAAGTAAACAGGTAGAAAAGTATAGCTACAGAAGAAGGTATTCCGGCAGCCTGTGTTCTGCCATTGTTCTGGCCCTACCGATATCCGTCCGTCCCCTGTTATATCCTGCGTTGCTGTTTCTTTCCGACGGCACAATTTTCCGGTCTTATCAATATTCACCAGTTTATAGGCTGCGCCTATGCGCATCGTCTTCGATTGGGCGTTGAGCCGAGCGGGCTACCAAAGTGATCCCGAGCTTAAGCAGATCGAGCAATACAATGTCCATCCATGTTTCTGCTGCGGAGCCTGTATCGAGTCCCGGTTCCGCGGATGTCCGCGGTACGATCCAATTTCCAGCACCATTCCTTTTTCCCCAGGGAAGCCTGTGCTGAAGCCAGGTTCCCGGTATGTACGCAGCGCGCCGCGGTTCCCCGCGATGTCCAGGTTAGATCCCGGTTCCCGTCCCCATCCTGTGCCGGATCCGGCGTTCCCAGCCTTCCGATCACCTGTTTTACAAAAAGAATCTCGCACCGTTACAGGTAGTTAAGGTGAAAATGAAATAAATAAGAACAAAAGGCTTGGAAGTTTATCTGTAAACTCCCTATCTTTGCACCACTCCGCAAGGGAGGGACGGTTACTTCGAAAGAAGAAACCATGAGAAAAAAGAAGGGTTTAAGGGAGTTTGGCAGGATTTAAAATCCCGCTGATTTTATTTTAAACGCGGAAATCGGAAAAAGAGAAAAGAAAAAAAACTTCAGAAAGTTTTTGGAAGTTCAGAAAAGATTTCTACCTTTGCAGTCCCAACGGAAACGAAGGGAAAAACAAAAAAGATAAAGAGGGCGCAATGCCATCGGAATATAGCGGATACGGAAGTTGAAGCGGCAAAAGTTCTTTAAGAAAACACAATCATGTAAGCGTGACGAGTAGACAAACGAAAGTCATGAACAAATTCAAGTAATTGTTCAATTCGATCCAAGATCAGAGATATAAAAAAAGAATTCTGATTATTATAAATAGTTGGAATCAAAAACTTCATTTTACAATGGAGAGTTTGATCCTGGCTCAGGATGAACGCTAGCGGCAGGCCTAATACATGCAAGTCGGACGGGATCCATCGGAGAGCTTGCTCGAAGATGGTGAGAGTGGCGCACGGGTGCGTAACGCGTGAGCAACCTGCCTCTATCAGGGGGATAGCCTCTCGAAAGAGAGATTAACACCGCATAACATCAACAGTTCGCATGTTCGGTTGATTAAATATTTATAGGATAGAGATGGGCTCGCGTGACATTAGCTAGTTGGTAGGGTAACGGCCTACCAAGGCGACGATGTCTAGGGGCTCTGAGAGGAGAATCCCCCACACTGGTACTGAGACACGGACCAGACTCCTACGGGAGGCAGCAGTAAGGAATATTGGTCAATGGGCGGAAGCCTGAACCAGCCATGCCGCGTGCAGGATGACTGCCCTATGGGTTGTAAACTGCTTTTGTCCAGGAATAAACCTAAATACGTGTATTTAGCTGAATGTACTGGAAGAATAAGGATCGGCTAACTCCGTGCCAGCAGCCGCGGTAATACGGAGGATCCGAGCGTTATCCGGATTTATTGGGTTTAAAGGGTGCGTAGGCGGCCTATTAAGTCAGGGGTGAAATACGGTGGCTCAACCATCGCAGTGCCTTTGATACTGATGGGCTTGAATCCATTTGAAGTGGGCGGAATAAGACAAGTAGCGGTGAAATGCATAGATATGTCTTAGAACTCCGATTGCGAAGGCAGCTCACTAAGCTGGTATTGACGCTGATGCACGAAAGCGTGGGGATCGAACAGGATTAGATACCCTGGTAGTCCACGCCCTAAACGATGATAACTCGATGTTGGCGATAGACAGCCAGCGTCCAAGCGAAAGCGTTAAGTTATCCACCTGGGGAGTACGCCCGCAAGGGTGAAACTCAAAGGAATTGACGGGGGCCCGCACAAGCGGAGGAGCATGTGGTTTAATTCGATGATACGCGAGGAACCTTACCCGGGCTTGAAAGTTAGTGAAGAGTGCAGAGACGCACTCGTCCTTCGGGACACGAAACTAGGTGCTGCATGGCTGTCGTCAGCTCGTGCCGTGAGGTGTTGGGTTAAGTCCCGCAACGAGCGCAACCCCTATGTTTAGTTGCCAGCATGTCATGGTGGGGACTCTAAACAGACTGCCTGTGCAAACAGAGAGGAAGGTGGGGACGACGTCAAGTCATCATGGCCCTTACGTCCGGGGCTACACACGTGCTACAATGGATGGTACAGCGGGCAGCTACATAGCAATATGATGCTAATCTCTAAAAGCCATTCACAGTTCGGATTGGGGTCTGCAACTCGACCCCATGAAGTTGGATTCGCTAGTAATCGCGTATCAGCAATGACGCGGTGAATACGTTCCCGGGCCTTGTACACACCGCCCGTCAAGCCATGAAAGTTGGGGGTACCTAAAGCATGTTACCGCAAGGAGCGTGTTAGGGTAAAACCGATAATTGGGGCTAAGTCGTAACAAGGTAGCCGTACCGGAAGGTGCGGCTGGAATACCTCCTTTCTAGAGTATCGAAGATCGGTGCTCGTCACGTTACATATGATTGCAAGAAGAAAAAACATCAGAAGAAAGTGCCCGCCCCGAAAGGAGCAGGACCGAGAGAAAGAGATGAACAAGATAAGCTAGTCCCGTAGCTCAGTTGGTTAGAGCACTACACTGATAATGTAGGGGTCAGCAGTTCAAATCTGCTCGGGACTACGAAAAGTTAAGGGGAATTAGCTCAGCTGGCTAGAGCACCTGCCTTGCACGCAGGGGGTCAACGGTTCGAATCCGTTATTCTCCACATCTCCGGGAGGAACATCGACAGATGCTCCGAAGAAACAAACCGGAAAAAGAGTTCTTTGACATATTGAAAGAGAAAAAAAATTACAAGAGAAGACAACAGTATAGAGACAATACGTGTATGTGTTTGATGTAGAGAGGAGACCCTCGGTGAATGCCGAACGAATCTTTACGTAGCATATGGGTATATATATCAAAAGCAGCCGCATAGTAGCAAAAGGCTATGCCGGTGAAGAAAGTAAATAAGGGCACACGGGGGATGCCTAGGCTCTCAGAGGCGAAGAAGGACGTGATAAGCTGCGATAAGCTACGGGGATTGGCAAATGCGAACCGATCCGTAGATTTCCGAATGGGGCAACCTGACTATTTGAAGAATAGTCGTATAAAACGCGAACGCGCTGAACTGAAACATCTAAGTAGGCGTAGGAGAAGAAAATAACAATGATTTCCCAAGTAGTGGCGAGCGAACGGGAAAGAGCCCAAACCGTTTATGTTACGGCATAGACGGGGTTGTAGGACCACGACATTGTACAGCGCTATGAACTGGAAGCAGGTGGGAAACTGCGCGACAAGGGTGAGAGCCCCGTACAGGTAAAGAATGTTGACATAGTGGTATCCTGAGTACCGCGGGACCGGAGAAATCCTGTGGGAATCCACCAGCACCATCTGGTAAGGCTAAATACTCCTGAGAGACCGATAGTGAACCAGTACCGTGAGGGAAAGGTGAAAAGAACCCCGAACAGGGGAGTGAAAAGAACCTGAAACCGTGTGCTTACAAGCGGTTGGAGCAGGCAGGTCCTGTGACAGCGTGCCTTTTGCATAATGAGCCTACGAGTTACTCTTGTCTGGCAAGGTTAAGTCCTTCAGGGACGCAGCCGAAGCGAAAGCGAGTCTTAATAGGGCGCATAGTCAGATGAGGTAGACGCGAAACCTTGTGATCTACCCTTGGGCAGGTTGAAGTTGCAGTAACATGTAATGGAGGACCGAACCGATAAACGTTGAAAAGTTTCCGGATGACCTGAGGGTAGGGGTGAAAGGCCAATCAAACTGGGAAATAGCTCGTACTCCCCGAAATGTTTTTAGGAACAGCGTCGGCGTAGAGTTTGATAGAGGTAGAGCTACCGATTGGGTGCGGGGGAGTCAAATCCTACCAAATCCAGACGAACTCCGAATGCTATCAAATATAGCCGGCAGTGAGGCTTTGGGTGCTAAGGTCCAAGGCCGAGAGGGAAAGAACCCAGACCATCAGCTAAGGTCCCCAAATTCGTTCTAAGTTGAACTAACGAGGTCCGGTTGCCCAGACAGCTAGGATGTTGGCTTGGAAGCAGCCATTCATTTAAAGAGTGCGTAACAGCTCACTAGTCGAGCGGCCGGGCGTGGATAATAAACGGGCATCAAGAACGGTACCGAAGCTATGGATTTGCATTGAAAGATATGCATCTGGTAGGGGAGCATTCCATCGCCGGGGA
The DNA window shown above is from Sphingobacterium thalpophilum and carries:
- a CDS encoding NAD-dependent epimerase/dehydratase family protein translates to MIEKVLITGASGFVGYHLTRAAKEAGMEVHAAVRKSSDVSEIRSVVDKFVYPDFSDEESIRELLEAENYTYVVHAAAMTRAKHEEDLEKVNVGYTKSLASACFSLKTPIKRFVFVSSLAAIGPVNYDANLIDESNPYRPVTAYGRSKRQAELALNDFKDQPLTILRPTAVYGPREKDIFIVFKTMNGGLDAYVGRSPQKLSFIYVADLVQAIIHACRFDQGGKQVYNLSDGQVYGRYELARFFREFSQKKMIRMHIPLGVVKTIAVIFERLYKNSKAIPVLYPERLNELTAENWGCDISAAQRQLQYQPKYDLKKGLMEALAWYKENKWL
- a CDS encoding CDP-alcohol phosphatidyltransferase family protein is translated as MSELKINKKLFQDRKRTNILSEPEQKLISYLVPRIPNWITSDGLTAIGFLGSLMILGSFILAEYVDIRYLLLGIPGFFVQWFGDSLDGRIAFYRNKSRRWYGFALDIVMDWISTVFIGLGYVLYTVGDFKYLGFTLVALYGWAMIISQLRYRITDKYTIDAGILGPTEIRVIISLVMLFEVLMPGSINWCVLVICIALFIINTNDTRLLLKLGDEKDKEDKLKKQQEEAI
- a CDS encoding GtrA family protein, which codes for MMSSKVITFLKAQLSAFLGGLFDFGVYSACYKLLHISAPFSNAISGSLGAVVNFLINRYWSFGSTQKSVGSQLWKFVIVVCGSITLKSTGIHFLVDVYHVNFLFSKLVVELLVSLGFNYTLQRFWVFKAEEK